From one Fibrobacter sp. genomic stretch:
- a CDS encoding phage baseplate assembly protein, producing MMKFFTSLVTSCKDVAGKLRSISGKANGIEFEGRQMMQHFGFISIPKAGERCLFLQFGNVVIAVASDGKNHPAVKEGETAIYREKAHYIILKDDGTIAIKADGGVDVDGDLRVNGEVSDKVGKLSKLRDNYNLHTHVGNLGAPTSPTDKQDTGA from the coding sequence TGGTAACCAGCTGCAAGGATGTGGCAGGCAAGCTCCGCAGTATCAGCGGCAAGGCTAACGGTATCGAATTTGAAGGCCGTCAGATGATGCAGCATTTTGGCTTTATCAGCATTCCCAAGGCCGGTGAGCGTTGCCTTTTCCTGCAATTCGGCAATGTCGTCATCGCGGTTGCAAGCGACGGCAAGAACCATCCCGCCGTAAAGGAAGGCGAAACGGCCATTTACCGCGAAAAGGCACACTATATCATCCTCAAGGATGACGGCACCATAGCCATCAAGGCGGATGGCGGCGTCGATGTCGATGGCGACCTGCGCGTGAACGGCGAAGTGAGCGACAAGGTGGGTAAGCTCTCTAAGCTGCGCGATAATTACAACCTGCACACCCATGTGGGCAACCTCGGTGCTCCTACTTCACCGACGGACAAACAGGATACGGGGGCGTAA
- a CDS encoding phage GP46 family protein: protein MTTDQIKEEVQLSLTVAKGSFYKKPEFGHRFKELAREVASENTRSKAETYATEALKWMLDYKHLRSVESTATYADSDKLLVHVVCVAYNGDVIEFKRFVEVGDVRNS, encoded by the coding sequence ATGACAACAGACCAGATTAAAGAAGAGGTTCAGCTTTCGCTTACCGTAGCAAAAGGTTCATTTTACAAGAAACCTGAATTTGGCCACCGTTTCAAAGAACTTGCCCGTGAAGTGGCATCCGAAAACACCAGGAGCAAAGCCGAAACTTATGCCACCGAGGCACTAAAGTGGATGCTGGACTACAAGCACCTTAGAAGCGTAGAATCGACGGCAACCTATGCCGATTCCGACAAGCTTCTGGTGCATGTGGTATGTGTTGCATACAATGGCGATGTGATTGAATTTAAGCGTTTTGTGGAGGTCGGCGATGTCCGTAACAGTTGA